Proteins found in one Pseudomonas mosselii genomic segment:
- a CDS encoding gp436 family protein, which produces MRYCTHQDIGRAIPELTLIQLSNDDPAAELPNAEVIEDGIRQAEELVDGYLRGRYELPLDPVPTVLRDAVVYLTRHWLYQRRPEGAIPDAVKDSRKDTIKLLESIRDGVVTLGMPSGQAAPEPGEIRARSRRQQFGDELWRGYR; this is translated from the coding sequence ATGCGCTACTGCACCCACCAGGACATCGGGCGTGCGATCCCGGAGCTGACGCTGATCCAGCTGTCGAATGACGACCCTGCCGCCGAGCTGCCCAATGCTGAAGTGATCGAGGACGGCATCCGCCAGGCTGAGGAACTGGTCGACGGCTATCTGCGGGGGCGCTACGAGTTGCCGCTCGACCCAGTGCCGACTGTCCTGCGGGATGCAGTGGTGTATCTCACCCGGCACTGGCTGTATCAGCGCCGGCCGGAGGGCGCTATTCCCGACGCGGTCAAGGACAGCCGCAAGGACACGATCAAGCTGCTGGAGAGCATCCGCGATGGTGTGGTCACCTTGGGCATGCCCAGTGGCCAGGCCGCACCAGAGCCCGGTGAGATCCGCGCTCGCTCACGTCGACAGCAGTTCGGTGATGAGCTGTGGCGAGGTTACCGATGA
- a CDS encoding DUF2190 family protein, whose product MKTKQPVLTTSLVALVDLPRHRFAGLDGGLCAVGAKSLGTVAADTEAGNTAPVDVLGICLVSAGGAITAGAEVESDASGRAVTRTTGKANGIALDAAVAAGDVVRIVRGI is encoded by the coding sequence GTGAAAACGAAACAACCTGTACTGACCACATCACTGGTCGCCTTGGTGGATCTGCCACGCCATCGTTTCGCGGGCTTGGACGGTGGCCTTTGCGCCGTTGGTGCCAAGTCCCTGGGGACGGTTGCTGCTGACACCGAAGCCGGTAATACCGCTCCCGTCGATGTCCTGGGCATCTGCCTGGTGAGTGCGGGGGGCGCAATCACTGCCGGTGCCGAAGTCGAGTCCGATGCCTCCGGGCGTGCGGTGACCCGCACCACCGGCAAAGCCAACGGCATCGCCCTGGATGCTGCAGTGGCTGCGGGCGATGTGGTCCGTATCGTGCGCGGTATCTGA